In Halorhabdus tiamatea SARL4B, a genomic segment contains:
- a CDS encoding alpha-amylase family glycosyl hydrolase, producing MARPDPTITATAWDESEPVAFLRDRLAERYADHSDAEVLLDRINEHLPTFWDAFSAVYGEDHEAAEWAIRAVDAAVEGYGDRDDDLRALDRERASEPDWFQRPDHVAYMAYVDLFAGDLQGVREKIPYLKELGVTYLHLMPLLEPREGRSDGGYAVKDYRSVDPDLGTMEDLRKLAADLREEDILLSLDFVMNHTAREHEWAEAAREGDDRFSDFYLTFEDRTKPDRFEETVPEVFPDFAPGNFTYSEAMDRWVWTSFYDFQWDLDYANPDVFVGMLREMLFLANVGTDSLRLDAVPFLWKELGTDCRNLPEAHWLLRAYRALVRIAAPGVLFKAEAIVSPEETIKYLGTGGHEGEECEIAYGAPLMAHAWHALAREDASLLSHAMDELPATPGSATWLNYVRCHDDIGWGLDDGDVRAALGRDPTAERRFCADFYAGDTPDSYAEGYRFQVEEATGEARTSGTMAALTGLQNARIEGDEADVETAIQRGLLLHSVVYAMKGMPLLYSGIELGQLNDFSYLADSLKADDNRWVHRPAFDGDRAERRKEDGTVEQRLFDGIATLSDARKGLTPVHAQAEERVLDVGPDAVFAVERVFEGERLLALANFSGEALAVSLSALADVWTRGGLVDVLDDETVTFADRRVPLAPYGYRWFQPDPEFEPGEPVSTTVAVDVETEWGEEVYLTGSLDALGGFDPDEAVPMDAEEYPTWTAEVEVPESTYFEFEWLKKRDGEVIEWSPGRYGAKAGVGTVLSGLDRP from the coding sequence ATGGCCCGACCCGACCCGACGATCACGGCGACGGCGTGGGACGAGAGCGAGCCGGTGGCGTTCCTGCGCGATCGTCTCGCGGAGCGCTATGCCGACCACTCCGACGCCGAGGTGCTGCTCGATCGCATCAACGAACACCTCCCGACGTTCTGGGACGCGTTTTCGGCGGTCTACGGCGAGGACCACGAGGCGGCCGAGTGGGCGATCCGGGCCGTCGACGCAGCTGTCGAGGGCTACGGCGACCGCGACGACGACCTCCGCGCGCTCGACCGCGAGCGTGCCAGCGAACCCGACTGGTTCCAGCGCCCCGATCACGTCGCCTACATGGCCTACGTCGATCTGTTCGCCGGCGATCTCCAGGGCGTCCGCGAGAAGATCCCGTACCTGAAGGAACTCGGCGTGACCTACCTCCATCTCATGCCCCTGCTCGAACCCCGGGAGGGACGGTCGGACGGTGGCTATGCAGTCAAGGACTACCGATCAGTCGACCCCGACCTCGGGACCATGGAAGACCTCCGAAAACTGGCCGCGGACCTCCGGGAGGAAGACATTCTGCTGTCGCTCGACTTCGTGATGAACCACACCGCTCGCGAGCACGAGTGGGCCGAGGCCGCCCGGGAGGGCGACGACCGCTTTTCGGACTTCTATCTCACCTTCGAGGACCGGACGAAACCCGACCGCTTCGAGGAGACTGTCCCGGAGGTCTTCCCCGATTTCGCGCCGGGCAATTTCACTTACAGCGAGGCGATGGACCGGTGGGTCTGGACGAGTTTCTACGACTTCCAGTGGGACCTCGATTACGCGAACCCGGACGTCTTCGTCGGGATGCTTCGGGAGATGTTGTTCCTCGCGAACGTCGGGACGGACTCGCTGCGACTCGACGCGGTCCCCTTCCTCTGGAAGGAACTCGGGACTGACTGCCGGAACTTGCCCGAGGCCCACTGGCTCCTCCGGGCCTACCGCGCCCTCGTCCGGATCGCCGCGCCGGGCGTCCTGTTCAAGGCCGAGGCGATCGTCTCGCCCGAGGAGACGATCAAGTACCTCGGGACCGGCGGCCACGAGGGCGAGGAGTGTGAGATCGCCTACGGCGCGCCGCTGATGGCCCACGCCTGGCACGCGCTGGCCCGGGAGGACGCAAGCCTGCTCTCTCACGCGATGGACGAACTCCCGGCGACGCCCGGCTCGGCCACCTGGCTCAACTACGTCCGGTGTCACGACGACATCGGCTGGGGACTCGACGACGGCGACGTCCGGGCCGCTCTGGGCCGCGATCCGACCGCCGAACGCCGCTTCTGTGCGGACTTCTACGCCGGCGACACTCCCGACAGTTACGCCGAGGGCTATCGCTTCCAGGTCGAGGAGGCGACCGGCGAAGCCCGCACCTCCGGGACGATGGCGGCCCTGACCGGCCTCCAGAACGCTCGGATCGAAGGCGACGAAGCGGACGTCGAGACGGCTATTCAACGCGGTCTTCTCCTCCACAGTGTCGTCTACGCGATGAAGGGCATGCCACTGTTGTACAGCGGGATCGAACTCGGCCAGCTCAACGACTTCTCGTATCTCGCCGATTCACTCAAAGCCGACGACAACCGCTGGGTCCACCGCCCGGCCTTCGACGGCGACCGGGCCGAACGCCGCAAGGAAGACGGCACTGTCGAGCAGCGACTCTTCGACGGGATCGCCACCCTGTCTGACGCCCGCAAGGGCCTGACGCCGGTCCACGCCCAGGCCGAGGAGCGGGTCCTCGACGTCGGTCCGGACGCGGTCTTCGCCGTCGAGCGCGTCTTCGAGGGTGAGCGATTGCTGGCGCTCGCGAACTTCTCCGGCGAGGCCCTGGCAGTGTCACTGAGCGCGCTCGCGGACGTCTGGACTCGCGGCGGACTGGTCGACGTCCTCGACGACGAGACGGTCACCTTCGCCGACCGGCGGGTCCCCTTGGCCCCCTACGGCTACCGGTGGTTCCAGCCCGATCCCGAGTTCGAACCTGGCGAGCCCGTCTCGACGACCGTCGCGGTCGACGTCGAGACGGAGTGGGGCGAGGAGGTCTACCTCACGGGCAGTCTCGACGCCCTCGGCGGGTTCGACCCCGACGAGGCGGTCCCGATGGACGCCGAGGAGTATCCTACCTGGACGGCTGAGGTCGAGGTCCCCGAAAGCACGTACTTCGAGTTCGAGTGGCTCAAGAAGCGCGACGGCGAGGTGATCGAGTGGTCGCCGGGCCGCTACGGCGCGAAAGCCGGCGTGGGGACGGTTCTCTCCGGCCTGGATCGGCCGTAG
- a CDS encoding vWA domain-containing protein, which yields MSASGGRRELFAVIASLLMIVSMLPVGTVSAGTISEPSGNTAPVDTVPDVSLDGPPVVLKAQAMERIGNLSVPSNQLESAKERAQSRLNESLVYYQDSKRVDDQHAFIRDAEALRALTDFDGTNQSKRLAQIVELVATADNQSARQVIRDAEYAFAATEADLGPGMTNSVEAHIDNARRQLARAEQIQDRAAEKSGAQSIRTTARAVRTYGQAVNQAHTALGMIDGEVGPEESLTRRTDPIRNGSERAQYTLVGNVTNPTGLDGTNVTATINDDRTVALPLRRGYSNGTFAGTINLTERVNTIEITAVESDDGQQSKNGKQKSKKKGNNGNGGASSGQSQANTVVLRLDGDGLPDTYEENVTGTDPLDPDSDAPSTEVNEADNGTIDGNEDFDGDHLSTIRERELGTDPLYADTDGDGLPDGFEKFVIGTDPLDTDTDDDGIPDGEEDLDGDGLTNAEEYDAETSPQYADIDGDGLTDPQELANGTDPWQADTDDDGLDDGVEPTDPFNTDPLDPDTDEDGIKDGNETYTTTAGNESLGVDVKLTGEGNVAGGVSVGEETERFAGGDRVENMSVSEIVEIESTREFESANVTISYDDSLQAASNESDLAVVTYDPEKQLYVPINSTIDAENNTVTAETEHFSTFAVFSISNWATDVTTERPSNGTGGEETIQPVDVQFIIDSSGSMGWNDPQEFRKQAAKEFVGALIPGDRAGVVDFDHTAHVAQELTTDFGAVNVTIESLDASGGTDIGSGVARANQHFASASNNSRAKVAILLTDGQGSGGRAQARTAADRNITIHTIGFGGADGNKLSDIASITNGTYNYVEDASDLPNVFSRVAEEVEPKDTDGDGLPDVLEENGLPIGHTGSDLRRLPTNATDKHTDGDELTDGEEAKEYREYPIDFVVNDLEHEYIVSYFELRSNPTRADSDGDGLEDHEEVSLENNSKADGWNISVINESGQPYRWAGSVDENPDANITVTSNPMLKDTDGDGLNDTEEKEYTHTDPREPVTYGITAEQAEMIELIEADGEVFRFRFGADALGIPEQLATEEITVGPSGLNDATSDFDFVTVDSLDSNYASRNRELFNRISFKALDGTKRTDTWLSNTRELEEGTDPWDPDFDDDGLTDGQELKGITKATQGTTGGIASFTYFNVREANILEEPTDPLHPDTDDDSYWDGWIGVHGVGYSDDGILYREHLQTGDGVEGDEVVPEQAGTHVWNGDEHASLHVGELQWGTDPTDDSDREIPSPSLSVEVDFYKGANTSIDSQTWENGIERNFALYGIDVNVIRDETFAAESLWAVNPNNGFGLTEMEHMYAHQSYNSEDADVYSQVLTYCNSPLIPGGRTQSGFNHLTMPYIGIFTEGHNSWTSDVENKHQGTLHRSPYRNGMGMTTAKTLIHEIGHSFNLGAADDDFLNHPFRAGEVYSGSSDDPTIEEIDKRQTEYWSVMRSGWGPDLLHHPMNGKYYAFSIEELTTIATP from the coding sequence ATGTCCGCAAGTGGTGGGCGGCGGGAATTGTTCGCGGTGATCGCCTCGCTTCTCATGATCGTCTCAATGTTGCCGGTGGGAACGGTGTCTGCCGGGACAATTTCAGAACCCTCAGGGAATACAGCGCCGGTTGATACTGTCCCAGACGTATCCCTGGACGGGCCGCCGGTGGTGTTGAAAGCCCAGGCCATGGAGCGGATTGGGAACCTCTCGGTTCCCTCGAACCAACTCGAATCGGCCAAGGAGCGCGCCCAGTCGCGGTTGAACGAGTCCCTTGTGTATTACCAGGATTCGAAACGCGTCGACGACCAGCACGCGTTCATTCGCGATGCAGAAGCACTCCGCGCGCTGACTGACTTCGACGGGACGAATCAAAGCAAGCGACTCGCCCAGATCGTCGAGTTGGTGGCGACAGCGGACAACCAGTCCGCCCGGCAGGTGATTCGTGACGCCGAGTACGCCTTCGCGGCGACTGAAGCGGATCTCGGCCCTGGAATGACCAACAGTGTCGAAGCGCACATCGACAACGCCCGACGACAACTTGCTCGAGCCGAGCAAATTCAGGATCGCGCTGCCGAGAAATCTGGTGCGCAGTCGATTCGCACGACCGCACGTGCCGTCCGGACGTACGGCCAGGCGGTCAACCAAGCGCACACTGCCTTGGGAATGATCGATGGCGAGGTCGGTCCGGAGGAGTCGTTGACACGGCGGACGGATCCGATCCGCAATGGAAGCGAGCGGGCACAGTACACGCTCGTTGGGAATGTGACGAATCCGACCGGGTTGGATGGGACGAACGTCACCGCGACGATCAACGACGACCGGACGGTCGCTCTCCCGCTTCGCCGTGGCTATTCCAACGGCACCTTCGCGGGAACCATCAACCTCACCGAGCGGGTGAATACGATCGAAATTACAGCCGTCGAGAGTGACGACGGCCAGCAGTCGAAAAACGGCAAGCAGAAATCCAAGAAGAAGGGAAACAACGGAAACGGTGGCGCGTCGTCCGGGCAGAGCCAGGCGAACACGGTCGTGCTTCGCCTGGACGGTGACGGCCTGCCGGACACCTACGAAGAGAACGTGACGGGCACGGATCCGCTGGATCCTGACAGTGACGCACCGTCGACCGAGGTGAACGAGGCCGACAACGGCACGATCGACGGCAACGAGGACTTCGACGGAGATCATCTCTCGACGATCCGAGAACGCGAACTTGGGACGGATCCACTCTACGCTGATACAGATGGTGACGGCCTGCCCGATGGTTTCGAGAAGTTCGTGATCGGGACGGATCCACTCGACACTGACACTGATGATGACGGCATACCTGACGGTGAAGAAGACCTCGACGGTGACGGGTTGACCAACGCCGAAGAGTACGACGCTGAGACTTCGCCACAGTACGCCGATATCGACGGCGATGGGCTGACCGATCCCCAGGAACTCGCCAATGGGACGGACCCGTGGCAGGCCGACACTGACGACGACGGCCTCGACGATGGCGTCGAACCGACCGACCCGTTCAACACGGATCCGCTCGATCCCGACACCGACGAAGACGGTATCAAAGATGGCAACGAGACGTATACGACCACGGCAGGCAACGAGAGTCTGGGCGTCGACGTCAAGTTGACCGGGGAAGGGAACGTGGCTGGTGGTGTGTCCGTCGGCGAGGAGACCGAGCGCTTCGCAGGGGGCGACCGCGTCGAGAACATGAGTGTCTCGGAGATCGTCGAGATCGAATCCACGCGCGAGTTCGAGTCGGCGAACGTCACCATCTCATACGACGATTCATTGCAGGCCGCGAGCAATGAGTCGGATCTGGCGGTAGTCACCTACGACCCCGAGAAGCAACTCTACGTCCCGATCAATTCGACGATCGACGCCGAGAACAACACGGTGACGGCCGAAACAGAGCACTTCTCGACATTCGCCGTCTTCTCGATCTCGAACTGGGCGACCGACGTCACCACCGAGCGACCGTCGAACGGGACGGGCGGCGAGGAGACGATCCAACCCGTGGACGTCCAGTTCATCATCGACTCCTCGGGCTCGATGGGCTGGAACGATCCTCAGGAATTCCGAAAGCAAGCAGCCAAAGAGTTCGTCGGCGCGCTCATTCCGGGCGACCGGGCGGGCGTGGTGGACTTCGATCACACTGCCCACGTCGCTCAGGAGTTGACGACGGACTTCGGCGCGGTCAACGTCACGATCGAGAGTCTGGACGCGAGTGGCGGGACGGACATCGGCAGCGGTGTCGCGCGGGCAAACCAGCACTTCGCGAGTGCGAGCAACAACTCTCGCGCAAAGGTTGCGATCCTATTGACTGACGGCCAGGGCTCGGGCGGCCGGGCTCAGGCACGGACGGCCGCCGACCGGAATATCACGATCCACACGATCGGGTTCGGCGGTGCCGACGGGAACAAACTCTCGGATATCGCATCGATCACCAATGGGACGTACAATTACGTCGAGGACGCCTCGGACTTGCCGAATGTCTTCTCGCGTGTCGCCGAAGAGGTCGAACCGAAAGACACCGACGGCGACGGACTGCCGGACGTCCTCGAAGAAAACGGACTGCCGATTGGTCACACTGGCTCGGACCTCCGCCGGCTTCCGACCAACGCAACCGACAAGCACACTGATGGCGACGAGCTCACGGACGGCGAAGAGGCCAAGGAATACCGAGAGTACCCGATCGACTTCGTCGTCAACGACCTCGAGCACGAGTACATCGTCTCGTACTTCGAACTGCGATCCAATCCGACGCGCGCCGATTCGGACGGTGATGGCCTCGAAGATCACGAGGAAGTCTCTCTGGAGAACAACTCGAAGGCCGACGGCTGGAACATCTCGGTGATCAACGAGAGCGGCCAGCCCTACCGGTGGGCTGGCAGTGTCGATGAGAATCCGGACGCCAATATCACCGTCACGTCCAACCCCATGCTGAAAGATACGGACGGCGACGGACTGAATGATACCGAGGAGAAGGAATACACGCATACGGATCCGCGCGAGCCCGTGACGTACGGGATTACTGCAGAGCAAGCCGAAATGATCGAACTGATCGAAGCAGATGGAGAGGTTTTTCGATTCCGATTCGGTGCAGACGCTCTCGGCATTCCAGAACAATTAGCGACAGAAGAAATTACGGTCGGGCCAAGCGGGTTGAACGATGCGACGAGTGACTTTGATTTCGTCACTGTCGACTCGCTCGATTCGAACTACGCCTCACGTAATCGTGAACTATTCAACCGTATTTCATTCAAGGCCCTCGATGGAACCAAGCGGACGGACACCTGGCTGTCAAACACTCGTGAATTGGAGGAGGGAACGGACCCATGGGATCCAGACTTTGACGACGATGGATTGACCGACGGACAAGAACTGAAAGGGATCACGAAAGCCACCCAAGGGACTACCGGTGGTATAGCATCGTTCACATATTTCAACGTTAGAGAGGCGAACATACTAGAAGAACCGACTGATCCGTTGCACCCCGATACTGACGACGACAGCTACTGGGACGGCTGGATTGGCGTTCACGGTGTCGGCTATAGTGATGACGGGATACTCTATCGGGAGCACTTGCAAACGGGAGACGGAGTTGAAGGGGATGAAGTCGTCCCTGAGCAGGCTGGAACTCACGTCTGGAACGGCGACGAACACGCGAGCCTCCACGTCGGAGAGCTACAGTGGGGGACGGATCCGACCGACGATTCGGATCGTGAGATTCCATCACCCTCCCTCTCAGTCGAGGTAGACTTCTACAAAGGGGCGAATACGTCGATAGATAGTCAGACCTGGGAAAATGGGATCGAACGGAACTTCGCTCTCTACGGGATCGACGTGAACGTAATCCGTGACGAAACGTTCGCTGCTGAGAGTCTCTGGGCCGTGAACCCGAACAATGGCTTCGGTCTTACGGAAATGGAACACATGTACGCCCATCAGAGTTACAATAGCGAGGACGCTGACGTCTACTCCCAGGTGCTGACCTACTGTAATTCTCCTCTCATACCGGGCGGTCGAACGCAGAGTGGATTCAATCACCTCACAATGCCCTATATAGGGATCTTCACAGAGGGACACAATAGCTGGACCAGCGATGTCGAAAACAAACATCAGGGTACATTGCACCGTTCTCCTTATCGAAATGGAATGGGGATGACGACTGCAAAAACGCTGATTCACGAGATCGGTCACTCGTTCAATCTCGGTGCAGCCGATGACGATTTCCTCAACCACCCGTTCCGGGCGGGAGAGGTCTATAGTGGATCTTCAGATGATCCTACGATTGAAGAGATAGACAAACGCCAAACCGAGTACTGGAGCGTCATGAGGTCCGGATGGGGACCAGATCTACTCCACCACCCAATGAACGGAAAGTATTATGCATTTTCTATTGAAGAATTGACCACGATAGCAACTCCATGA